In the genome of Desulfocurvibacter africanus subsp. africanus DSM 2603, the window TGCATCGAAGAACATAAAATTGAGTAAACGTTTTCAAGAGGTCAGGAGTCCAATTCACTTCAGCTCCACCAAAGATTACAGATGATTAGTCCGCTCGAAAGAGCGGCTTTTTCTTATGTGGCCTCCCCGATAGAGCGCGGCAGACCAGGCTGTCCTTCCCTGTCGCCGTGTTGTCACATTCGGTTGGCAGGCTTTGGCCGCTATGTTCGCGCAGCGCCTGTTGTATTGGTGCGGCGCTTGCGCCGGAGCGATAAAATATATAATGTGGCTTCCCCGTAGGCTCGAAGCAATCTCACATCACCCCGAGAGCACTGCGTGCGGCCTTCTTGACCAGCTGCCCTGGATCGACGAATCCCCAAGGACAATCCGATGTTCAAGCCTGATTTCAAGAAAATGGAACTCTTGCCGGCCATTGCCCAGGATGCGGCCACCGGCGAGGTGCTCATGCTCGCTTACATGAACGAGCAGGCCTGGAACGCCACACTGGAGACCGGCGAAGCCCATTACTGGAGCCGCAGCCGCCAGGAACTCTGGCACAAGGGCGGCACCTCGGGCCATGTGCAGAAGGTCAAGTCCATCCGCCTGGATTGCGACTCGGATACCGTGCTCCTGCTCATCGAGCAGGTGGGCGGAGCGGCCTGCCACAAGGGCTACAAAAGCTGTTTCTACCGCGAACTCAAGGACGGCCAGGTGCGCGAGTGCTCGCCCGTGGTCTTCGACCCCAAGGAGGTCTACCGCTGATGCCCCCCGTGAACGGCAACGACAAGGTCCTCAAGCTCGGCATTCCCAAGGGCTCCCTGCAGGAAGCCACCTTCAAGCTCTTCGCCAAGGCCGGCTGGAAGATCCGCGAGCATCACCGCAACTATTTCCCGGCCATCAACGACCAGGACATCTCCTGCTCCCTGTGCCGCGCCCAGGAAATGGCCCGCTACGTGGAGGCAGGCACCTTCGATGTGGGCCTGACCGGCAGGGACTGGATCATGGAGTACAACTCGGACGTGCACGTGGTCTCGGACCTGGTCTACTCCAAGGCCTCGGACCGGCCCGTGCGCTGGGTGCTCGCGGTCAAGGGCGATTCGCCCTACAAGCGGCCCGAGGATCTGGCCGGCAAGAAGATCGCCACGGAGCTCGTGGGCTTCACAAAGCGCTACTTCGAGGAAGCCGGCATTCCCGTGGAGGTCGAATTCTCCTGGGGCGCGACCGAGGCCAAGGTAGTGGAAGGGCTGTGTGACGCCATTGTCGAGGTCACCGAAACCGGCACGACCATCAAGGCCCACGGCCTGCGCATCATCGCCGACCTCATGCACTCGAATACACAGATCATCGCCAACAAGGCCGCCTGGCAGGACCCTTGGAAGCGCAAGAAGATCGAACAGATCGACATGCTCCTCAAGGGCGCCCTATGCGCCGAGCGACTGGTGGGCCTCAAAATGAACGTGCCGCAGGACAAGGTCGAGGCCGTCATGAGCCTGCTGCCCGCGCTCAACTCGCCCACCGTGGCGCACCTGTACAAGTCCGACTGGCTCTCGGTGGAGATCGTGGTCGAGGAAGGCGTGGTGCGCGACCTCATCCCCCAATTGTGCGAGGCCGGAGCCCAAGGCATTATCGAATACGCGCTCAATAAAGTAATCTAAGGCCTAAGAGCTGGGGAGGGCTTTGCCCTCCCCAGACCCCACCCACCAGGGAGCGTGGCCCCCTGGACCCCGTTTTTCGAGCCGGCTGGCTCGGGCATCGTTACGCCTCCCCTTCCTTAGCTACAACCTGGTTCTCAACCGTGCGCGCGTGTCCCTCGCTGCTTCGGCGAAGATACGCGCGCATACTGC includes:
- the hisI gene encoding phosphoribosyl-AMP cyclohydrolase — translated: MFKPDFKKMELLPAIAQDAATGEVLMLAYMNEQAWNATLETGEAHYWSRSRQELWHKGGTSGHVQKVKSIRLDCDSDTVLLLIEQVGGAACHKGYKSCFYRELKDGQVRECSPVVFDPKEVYR
- the hisG gene encoding ATP phosphoribosyltransferase, whose translation is MPPVNGNDKVLKLGIPKGSLQEATFKLFAKAGWKIREHHRNYFPAINDQDISCSLCRAQEMARYVEAGTFDVGLTGRDWIMEYNSDVHVVSDLVYSKASDRPVRWVLAVKGDSPYKRPEDLAGKKIATELVGFTKRYFEEAGIPVEVEFSWGATEAKVVEGLCDAIVEVTETGTTIKAHGLRIIADLMHSNTQIIANKAAWQDPWKRKKIEQIDMLLKGALCAERLVGLKMNVPQDKVEAVMSLLPALNSPTVAHLYKSDWLSVEIVVEEGVVRDLIPQLCEAGAQGIIEYALNKVI